In Burkholderia sp. WP9, a genomic segment contains:
- a CDS encoding flagellar basal body P-ring protein FlgI, with protein MRTVFSRTRLARFAGFGRVLAFVALACAALPAVTPAHAERLKDLVQIQGVRDNPLIGYGLVVGLDGTGDQTTQTPFTTQTLANMLANLGISINNQAAGSSNSQSSLSNIQLKNVAAVMVTAVLPPFARPGEAIDVTVSSLGNAKSLRGGTLLLTPLKGADGQVYALGQGNLAVGGAGASANGSKVQVNTLAAGRIAGGAIVERAVPTSVSQAGTMQLDLNEMDYDTTQRVVAAVNNAFGGGTATALDGRTIQLHAPSDPEQQVAFMAQLQNLDVKPAQAAAKVILNARTGSIVMNQMVTLQNCAVAHGNLSVVINTQPVVSQPGAFSNGQTVVAKQSQIQMKQDNGALKLVTAGANLAEVVKALNALGATPADLMSILQAMKAAGALRADLEII; from the coding sequence ATGCGTACCGTCTTTTCCCGCACCCGCCTCGCGCGATTCGCCGGCTTCGGCCGCGTGCTCGCCTTCGTCGCGCTCGCCTGCGCGGCGCTGCCGGCGGTGACGCCTGCCCACGCCGAACGTCTGAAGGACCTCGTGCAGATCCAGGGCGTGCGCGACAATCCGTTGATCGGCTATGGCCTCGTCGTCGGCCTCGACGGGACGGGCGACCAGACCACCCAGACGCCGTTCACCACGCAGACACTCGCCAACATGCTGGCGAACCTCGGCATCTCGATCAACAATCAGGCGGCCGGCTCCAGCAATTCGCAGTCGTCGCTGTCGAACATCCAGTTGAAGAACGTCGCCGCGGTGATGGTGACGGCGGTGCTGCCGCCGTTCGCGCGTCCGGGCGAAGCGATCGACGTCACCGTGTCTTCGCTCGGCAATGCGAAGAGCCTGCGCGGCGGCACGTTGCTGCTCACGCCGCTGAAGGGCGCCGACGGCCAGGTGTATGCGCTCGGCCAGGGCAATCTCGCGGTCGGCGGCGCGGGCGCCAGCGCGAACGGCAGCAAGGTGCAGGTGAATACGCTGGCCGCGGGCCGCATTGCCGGCGGCGCGATCGTCGAACGCGCGGTGCCGACTTCGGTGTCGCAAGCGGGCACCATGCAGCTCGACCTGAACGAAATGGACTACGACACCACGCAGCGCGTGGTGGCAGCGGTGAACAACGCGTTCGGCGGCGGCACGGCGACCGCGCTCGACGGCCGCACGATTCAACTGCACGCGCCGAGCGATCCGGAGCAGCAGGTCGCCTTCATGGCGCAATTGCAGAACCTCGACGTCAAGCCGGCGCAAGCGGCCGCGAAGGTGATCCTGAACGCGCGCACCGGCTCGATCGTGATGAACCAGATGGTCACGCTGCAGAACTGCGCGGTGGCGCACGGCAATCTCTCGGTCGTGATCAATACGCAGCCGGTGGTGAGCCAGCCGGGCGCGTTTTCGAACGGCCAGACGGTGGTCGCCAAGCAGTCGCAGATCCAGATGAAGCAGGACAACGGCGCACTGAAGCTCGTGACCGCCGGCGCCAATCTCGCCGAAGTGGTGAAGGCGCTCAACGCATTGGGTGCGACGCCCGCGGATCTGATGTCGATCCTGCAGGCGATGAAAGCGGCGGGCGCTCTGCGCGCCGACCTGGAAATCATCTAA
- a CDS encoding flagellar hook assembly protein FlgD: protein MTTNTTIGSSGTNVSQTLLDTMNGTNSASSSTSSTGSTSGTSATDLQNTFLQLLVAQLKNQDPTNPMDSSQMTSQLAQINTVSGISQLNTTLSSLATQMSAGQQSQAALLIGSTVLAPGSSVSVASGKAGAFGVQLANSVGDLQVVVKNSAGTIVNTIDLGKQSAGTIPVGWTPTDTAGNTLPDGTYTISAVGTINGQQATATTLTGATVQSVVMQNGAPGLVLSNGSTVGLTSVAAIL, encoded by the coding sequence TTGACCACCAACACCACCATCGGCAGCAGCGGCACGAACGTGTCGCAAACGCTGCTCGATACGATGAACGGCACGAACAGTGCCTCGAGTTCCACGAGCTCGACGGGCAGCACCTCGGGCACGTCGGCGACGGATCTGCAGAACACCTTCCTGCAATTGCTCGTCGCGCAGTTGAAGAACCAGGACCCGACCAATCCGATGGACAGCTCGCAAATGACCTCGCAGCTGGCGCAGATCAACACGGTCTCAGGCATCAGCCAGTTGAACACGACGCTCAGCTCGCTCGCCACGCAGATGTCGGCAGGCCAGCAGTCGCAAGCGGCGCTGCTGATCGGCTCGACCGTGCTCGCTCCGGGCAGCTCCGTGTCGGTCGCGAGCGGCAAGGCCGGCGCGTTCGGCGTGCAGCTCGCCAACTCGGTGGGCGATCTGCAGGTCGTCGTGAAGAACTCGGCGGGCACGATCGTCAACACGATCGACCTGGGCAAGCAGTCGGCCGGCACGATTCCGGTGGGCTGGACGCCGACCGATACGGCCGGCAATACGCTGCCGGACGGCACTTACACGATCAGCGCGGTCGGCACGATCAACGGTCAGCAGGCCACGGCCACCACGCTCACGGGTGCGACGGTGCAAAGCGTCGTCATGCAGAACGGTGCGCCGGGCCTCGTGCTCTCGAACGGCTCGACGGTCGGCCTGACCAGCGTCGCCGCCATCCTCTGA
- the flgF gene encoding flagellar basal-body rod protein FlgF, which yields MDRLIYTAMSGSTQALEQQAIVANNLANASTTGFRAQLATFRAVPMSFGDGSSINDNTTRTFVLSSTPGADYTPGPIQQTGNPLDVAIQGPGWLAVQTTDGGEAYTRAGNLHIDENGQLVNATNQVVLGNGGPVSVPPGAQITIGKDGTVSALTPGDPPTAVVTVDQLKLVNPDPQTMTRGDDGLFRTGDGNAADADPTVTLAPASLEGSNVNPVSAMVSMITNARQFQMQTKLLESADKNDQSANQLLSFS from the coding sequence ATGGATCGGCTGATCTACACCGCGATGTCGGGCAGCACGCAAGCGCTCGAACAGCAGGCTATCGTCGCGAACAACCTGGCCAATGCATCGACCACCGGTTTTCGCGCGCAACTGGCGACTTTCCGTGCCGTGCCGATGTCGTTCGGCGACGGCAGTTCGATCAACGACAACACCACCCGCACCTTCGTGCTGTCGTCGACGCCGGGCGCGGACTACACGCCGGGGCCGATCCAGCAGACGGGCAACCCGCTCGACGTGGCGATTCAAGGGCCGGGCTGGCTGGCGGTGCAAACCACCGACGGCGGCGAGGCTTACACGCGCGCCGGCAATCTGCATATCGACGAAAACGGTCAACTGGTGAACGCCACCAATCAGGTGGTGCTCGGCAACGGCGGCCCGGTGTCGGTGCCGCCGGGCGCGCAAATCACTATCGGCAAGGACGGCACGGTGTCCGCGCTGACCCCGGGTGATCCGCCCACCGCGGTGGTGACGGTCGATCAGCTGAAGCTGGTGAATCCGGATCCGCAAACCATGACGCGCGGCGACGATGGTCTCTTTCGCACCGGCGACGGCAACGCCGCCGACGCCGACCCGACCGTCACGCTGGCGCCGGCTTCGCTCGAAGGCAGCAACGTGAATCCGGTCAGCGCGATGGTCTCGATGATCACCAATGCGCGTCAGTTCCAGATGCAGACCAAGCTGCTGGAAAGCGCCGACAAGAACGACCAGTCCGCCAACCAGCTGCTCAGCTTTAGCTAA
- the flgH gene encoding flagellar basal body L-ring protein FlgH — MSHFTRNPVHSRTAQALVQLTLLAALGGCGLVPKQPITQQPMTALPPMPPSAQSPGSIYNPGYAGRPLFEDQRPRNVGDILTIVIQENVNATKSSGAGVNRSGNTNFDVPTAGFLSGLFGKVNLSANGANKFAATGGANASNTFSGVITVTVTGVLPNGNLMVSGEKQMLINQGNEFVRFSGVVNPNTISNLNAVYSTQVADAKIEYSAKGYIDESQNMGFLQRFFLNVSPW, encoded by the coding sequence ATGTCGCACTTCACTCGCAATCCGGTTCATTCGCGCACCGCTCAGGCGCTCGTGCAGCTCACGCTGCTCGCCGCCCTGGGTGGCTGCGGCCTCGTGCCGAAGCAGCCGATCACGCAGCAACCGATGACAGCGCTGCCGCCGATGCCGCCTTCGGCGCAGTCGCCGGGCTCGATCTACAACCCGGGTTATGCGGGCCGGCCGCTGTTCGAAGACCAGCGGCCGCGCAATGTCGGCGACATCCTGACGATCGTGATCCAGGAAAACGTCAACGCAACGAAGTCGTCGGGTGCGGGCGTCAACCGCAGCGGCAACACCAACTTCGACGTACCGACTGCCGGCTTCCTCAGCGGCCTGTTCGGCAAGGTCAACCTGAGTGCGAACGGCGCCAACAAGTTCGCCGCGACAGGCGGTGCGAATGCGTCGAACACGTTCAGCGGCGTGATCACCGTCACCGTGACGGGCGTGCTGCCGAACGGCAACCTGATGGTGAGCGGCGAGAAGCAGATGCTGATCAACCAGGGTAACGAATTCGTGCGCTTTTCCGGTGTGGTGAACCCGAACACGATCTCCAACCTGAACGCCGTGTACTCGACCCAGGTCGCCGACGCGAAGATCGAATATTCCGCGAAGGGCTATATCGACGAATCCCAGAACATGGGCTTCCTGCAGCGCTTCTTCCTCAACGTGTCGCCGTGGTGA
- the flgC gene encoding flagellar basal body rod protein FlgC has protein sequence MPSLMNIFGVAGSAMSAQSQRLNVTASNLANADSTTGPDGQPYKAKQVVFAVSPLGGARTASGQQVGGVQVTGVVDDPTPMKTAYDPGNPAANSDGYVTLPNVDPVQEMVNMISASRSYQANVETLNTAKTLMLKTLTIGT, from the coding sequence ATGCCATCCCTGATGAACATTTTTGGTGTTGCAGGCTCCGCGATGTCCGCGCAGTCGCAGCGGCTCAACGTGACGGCGTCGAATCTCGCCAACGCGGACAGCACGACCGGCCCGGACGGCCAGCCCTATAAGGCCAAGCAGGTCGTGTTCGCGGTCAGCCCGCTCGGCGGCGCGCGCACGGCTTCCGGCCAGCAGGTCGGCGGCGTGCAGGTGACCGGCGTGGTCGACGACCCGACGCCGATGAAGACCGCCTACGACCCCGGCAATCCGGCCGCGAATTCGGACGGCTACGTCACGTTGCCGAACGTCGATCCGGTGCAGGAAATGGTCAACATGATTTCGGCCTCGCGCTCGTACCAGGCCAACGTCGAGACCCTGAACACCGCCAAGACACTGATGCTGAAAACGCTCACGATCGGAACCTGA
- the flgG gene encoding flagellar basal-body rod protein FlgG, with product MNRSLYIAATGMNAQQAQMDVISNNLANVSTNGFKGSRAVFEDLLYQTIRQPGANSTQNTELPSGIQLGTGVQQVATERLYTQGNLQQTGNSKDVAINGQGFFQVQMPDGTTAYTRDGSFQTNAQGQLVTSSGYQVIPAITIPNNATSLTIGSDGVVSITVAGSTNSQQLGSMQIATFINPAGLDAKGENLFAETASSGAPNVAQPGLNGAGTLNQGYVEASNVNVVQELVNMIQTQRAYEINSKAVTTSDQMLQTLSQMQV from the coding sequence ATGAATCGCTCACTCTACATCGCCGCCACCGGCATGAATGCGCAACAGGCGCAGATGGACGTGATCTCGAACAACCTTGCGAACGTCAGCACCAACGGCTTCAAGGGCTCGCGCGCGGTGTTCGAGGATCTGCTGTATCAGACCATCCGCCAGCCGGGCGCGAATTCGACGCAGAACACCGAACTGCCGTCCGGCATCCAGCTCGGCACGGGCGTGCAGCAGGTCGCCACCGAGCGTCTGTACACGCAGGGCAACCTGCAGCAGACCGGCAACTCGAAAGACGTCGCCATTAACGGACAAGGCTTTTTCCAGGTGCAGATGCCCGACGGCACGACCGCCTATACCCGCGACGGCTCGTTCCAGACCAACGCGCAAGGCCAGCTCGTGACTTCGAGCGGCTACCAGGTCATTCCGGCGATCACGATCCCGAACAACGCGACGTCGCTCACCATCGGCAGCGACGGTGTGGTGTCGATCACGGTTGCCGGCTCGACCAACAGCCAGCAGCTCGGCTCGATGCAGATCGCGACTTTCATCAACCCGGCCGGCCTCGATGCGAAGGGTGAAAACCTGTTCGCGGAAACTGCTTCGTCGGGCGCGCCGAATGTCGCGCAGCCGGGCCTGAACGGCGCCGGCACGCTGAATCAGGGCTACGTGGAAGCATCGAACGTGAACGTGGTGCAGGAACTGGTGAACATGATCCAGACGCAACGCGCTTACGAAATCAACAGCAAGGCCGTGACGACCTCCGACCAGATGCTGCAGACCCTGAGCCAGATGCAGGTTTAA
- a CDS encoding flagellar hook protein FlgE: protein MGYQQGLSGLSASSSDLDVIGNNIANANTVGFKSGAAQFADMYANSVATAVGNQVGIGTKLAEVQQQFSQGTITSTNQALDVAINGNGFFQLSNNGSLVYSRNGVFQLDKNGYITNAQGLQLMGYAANSSGIINTAQTVPLTVPTANIAPQATTKIVAGLNLNAQDPLMLGTPTVTPTLAGGSTLTTPGATITNTASGTNNDNYTVNFTSPTTYTVTDTTLGTTSAAATYTAGSAISLGNGQTITFNGTPATGDSVAIAPTPVAFNQNSSSTYNYSTSTTVYDSLGGSQTVNMYFAKTSAGTWNVYAGTSTGTASLIGHANFNSSGTLLGTTTAAGVATTTPFAYNFSIPTTDGSSTPQNLTLNIAGTTQYGGKDGVNSLQPDGYAAGTLTSFTIGADGTLTGNYSNQQTAALGQIVLANFSNQNGLVNLGNNEFQQTSQSGVAQISAPGSTNHGVLQGGAVENSNVDLTSELVNLITAQRNYQANAQTIKTQQTVDQTLINL from the coding sequence ATGGGTTACCAACAAGGTTTGAGTGGTTTGTCGGCATCGTCGAGCGATCTCGATGTGATCGGCAACAACATTGCCAACGCGAATACGGTTGGCTTCAAGAGCGGCGCCGCGCAATTCGCCGATATGTACGCCAATTCCGTGGCGACGGCGGTGGGCAACCAGGTCGGCATCGGCACGAAGCTCGCCGAAGTTCAGCAGCAGTTCTCGCAAGGGACGATCACGAGCACCAACCAGGCGCTCGACGTCGCGATCAACGGCAACGGCTTCTTCCAGCTGTCGAACAACGGCTCGCTGGTGTACTCGCGCAACGGCGTGTTCCAGCTCGACAAGAACGGCTACATCACCAACGCACAGGGCCTGCAACTGATGGGCTACGCGGCGAACAGCTCGGGCATCATCAACACCGCGCAGACCGTGCCGCTCACCGTGCCGACCGCGAACATCGCACCGCAGGCGACCACCAAGATCGTCGCCGGCCTGAACCTGAACGCGCAGGATCCGCTGATGCTCGGCACGCCGACCGTCACGCCGACGCTCGCCGGCGGCAGCACGCTCACCACGCCCGGCGCGACCATCACGAACACTGCGTCGGGTACGAACAACGACAACTACACCGTCAACTTCACGAGCCCGACGACCTACACAGTGACCGACACGACGCTCGGCACGACGTCCGCCGCCGCGACGTACACGGCGGGCTCCGCGATCTCGCTGGGCAACGGCCAGACCATCACGTTCAACGGCACGCCGGCGACCGGCGACAGCGTCGCGATTGCGCCGACACCCGTGGCGTTCAACCAGAACAGCTCGTCGACGTACAACTACTCGACCAGCACGACGGTCTATGACTCGCTCGGCGGCTCGCAAACGGTCAACATGTACTTCGCCAAGACCTCGGCCGGTACGTGGAACGTGTACGCGGGCACCTCGACCGGCACGGCGAGCCTGATCGGCCACGCGAACTTCAACTCGTCGGGCACGTTGCTCGGCACGACGACCGCGGCCGGCGTCGCGACCACCACGCCGTTCGCCTACAACTTCTCGATCCCGACCACCGACGGTTCGTCGACGCCGCAGAACCTGACGCTGAACATCGCCGGCACGACGCAGTACGGCGGCAAGGACGGCGTGAACTCGCTGCAGCCCGACGGCTACGCAGCGGGCACGCTGACGAGCTTCACGATCGGCGCCGACGGCACGCTGACCGGCAACTATTCGAACCAGCAAACTGCGGCCCTCGGCCAGATCGTGCTGGCGAACTTCTCGAACCAGAACGGTCTCGTGAACCTCGGCAATAACGAGTTCCAGCAGACCTCGCAATCGGGCGTCGCGCAGATTTCGGCGCCGGGCTCGACCAACCACGGCGTGCTGCAAGGCGGCGCGGTGGAAAACTCGAACGTCGATCTGACGAGCGAACTGGTGAACCTGATCACCGCGCAGCGCAACTATCAAGCGAACGCGCAGACGATCAAGACCCAGCAGACCGTCGACCAGACCCTGATCAACCTGTAA